A part of Cydia strobilella chromosome 15, ilCydStro3.1, whole genome shotgun sequence genomic DNA contains:
- the LOC134747935 gene encoding uncharacterized protein LOC134747935 codes for MSDPVEPERPVPDAVQQPASGENVREVSGASVDRIAFRLPPFWPEDPEVWFAQVEAQFEIAGITKDATKYFQVIRELDHKAAREVRDILTNPPQSGKYDKLKKELINRLCVSHENRKRQLLMHEELGDRKPSQFLRHLRALAKDDVNDDLLRTMWSSRLPGNVQAIIASQKSATLEDIAILADQIMDVAPGSSQVEITQQIEVAGSERV; via the exons ATGTCTGATCCCGTTGAGCCCGAGCGACCGGTACCGGATGCGGTGCAACAGCCGGCTAGTGGCGAGAACGTTCGAGAAGTTTCCGGAGCATCAGTCGATCGGATAGCGTTCCGACTACCACCGTTCTGGCCTGAGGACCCGGAAGTTTGGTTCGCGCAAGTGGAGGCTCAATTTGAAATAGCGGGAATCACAAAAGATGCTACGAAGTATTTTCAGGTTATACGCGAGTTGGATCATAAGGCAGCGCGCGAAGTGCGGGATATTTTAACTAATCCACCTCAGTCCGGTAAATACGACAAGTTAAAGAAGGAGTTGATCAATCGCCTGTGTGTTTCGCATGAAAATCGCAAACGACAATTGCTCATGCACGAAGAATTAGGCGACCGGAAGCCGTCACAGTTTCTCCGCCATCTTAGGGCGTTAGCGAAGGATGACGTCAATGACGACTTACTGCGTACCATGTGGTCGAGTAGGTTACCCGGAAATGTTCAAGCGATTATAGCGTCACAAAAATCTGCGACGTTGGAAGATATCGCGATATTGGCAGATCAAATTATGGATGTCGCCCCCGGTTCTTCACAA GTCGAGATCACGCAGCAGATCGAAGTCGCGGGGTCGGAGCGAGTCTAG